In Stenotrophomonas sp. ASS1, the following proteins share a genomic window:
- a CDS encoding malonic semialdehyde reductase: MSHALDAAALDQLFRTARTQNAFLDKPVPASLLQELYDLVKWGPTAANTTPARFVFVTSKEAKAKLAPALSEGNHDKTMAAPVTVIIGFDLDFHEKLPYLFPHTDAKAWFDGPQEGRHEAAIRNGSLQGAYLILAARALGLDAGPMSGFDAAKVDEAFFAGTSIKSNFLVNLGYGDSAGLFPRLPRLSFDEAARIA; this comes from the coding sequence ATGTCCCACGCGCTCGACGCTGCTGCCCTCGACCAGCTGTTCCGTACTGCCCGCACCCAGAACGCTTTCCTCGACAAGCCGGTCCCGGCCAGCCTGCTGCAGGAACTGTACGACCTGGTGAAGTGGGGCCCGACCGCCGCCAACACCACGCCGGCCCGCTTCGTCTTCGTCACCTCGAAGGAAGCCAAGGCCAAGCTGGCCCCGGCCCTGTCCGAAGGCAACCACGACAAGACCATGGCCGCCCCGGTCACCGTCATCATCGGCTTCGACCTGGACTTCCACGAGAAGCTGCCGTACCTGTTCCCGCACACCGATGCCAAGGCCTGGTTCGACGGCCCGCAGGAAGGCCGCCACGAAGCCGCCATCCGCAACGGCAGCCTGCAGGGCGCCTACCTGATCCTGGCCGCACGCGCGCTGGGCCTGGATGCCGGCCCGATGTCGGGCTTCGATGCCGCCAAGGTGGATGAAGCCTTCTTCGCCGGCACCTCCATCAAGTCGAATTTCCTGGTCAACCTGGGTTACGGTGACTCGGCGGGCCTGTTCCCGCGTCTGCCGCGCCTGTCGTTCGACGAAGCGGCGCGCATCGCGTAA
- a CDS encoding queuosine precursor transporter: MSVRPAPVFAPLTPRALVLAVLAMGAVVLLSNVLVQYPINDWLTWGAFSYPVAFLVSNLINRRFGPGPARRVAWIGFAVAVLLSIWVATPRIAIASCSAFIVAQLLDITVFDRLRRGSWWRAPMVATTCSATVDTTIFWSIAFAGSTLPWVSWAAGDLAVKLAIGVCLLAPFRALLWKMAPLRTTS; encoded by the coding sequence ATGTCCGTGCGTCCTGCCCCTGTGTTTGCCCCGCTGACCCCGCGCGCCCTCGTGCTGGCGGTGCTGGCCATGGGCGCGGTGGTGCTGCTGTCCAACGTACTGGTGCAGTACCCGATCAACGATTGGCTGACGTGGGGTGCCTTCAGCTATCCGGTCGCGTTCCTGGTCAGCAACCTGATCAACCGCCGCTTCGGCCCGGGCCCCGCCCGCCGCGTGGCGTGGATCGGTTTCGCGGTGGCGGTGCTGCTGTCGATCTGGGTGGCCACCCCGCGCATCGCCATTGCCTCGTGCTCGGCCTTCATCGTGGCGCAGCTGCTGGACATCACCGTGTTCGACCGCCTGCGCCGTGGCAGCTGGTGGCGCGCACCGATGGTGGCCACCACCTGCAGCGCGACGGTGGATACCACCATTTTCTGGTCGATCGCGTTTGCCGGTTCGACCCTGCCGTGGGTGAGCTGGGCTGCCGGCGACCTGGCGGTGAAGCTGGCGATTGGCGTCTGCCTGCTGGCCCCGTTCCGCGCGCTGTTGTGGAAGATGGCGCCGCTGCGAACCACCAGCTGA
- a CDS encoding DUF2145 domain-containing protein produces the protein MDRFSRLPRAALLIASLLATAPAWANSTECRERYPSVAAQAAMLDVAWTTAERLDALPDVDVVVAARGGQDLSRYGLRHSHLAFLVREDNGRWRAMHLLNRCKTDSSQLYHEGLGNFVGESGGHTDLRIGVPSAPLRAALKAMLVSPSIQPKALHETKYNVVAYPFATDYQNSNQWVLEVLAAAMAQTEGAPAIVKREQAQQWLRQQKYQPSVLHIGLGKRVGARLFVANATTTDHPAGERISGNYSVVTVESVFDFLHQRSQLQQELVIPHVPVAGAAAATP, from the coding sequence ATGGATCGTTTCTCCCGCCTGCCGCGCGCCGCGCTGCTGATCGCCAGCCTGCTGGCGACCGCACCGGCCTGGGCCAACAGCACCGAATGCCGCGAGCGCTACCCGAGCGTGGCCGCGCAGGCGGCGATGCTGGACGTGGCCTGGACCACCGCTGAGCGCCTGGACGCGCTGCCCGATGTGGACGTGGTGGTGGCCGCGCGCGGTGGCCAGGACCTGAGCCGCTACGGCCTGCGCCACAGCCACCTGGCCTTCCTGGTGCGTGAGGACAATGGCCGCTGGCGCGCGATGCACCTGCTCAACCGCTGCAAGACCGACAGCTCGCAGCTGTACCACGAAGGGCTGGGCAACTTCGTCGGCGAGAGCGGCGGCCATACCGACCTGCGCATCGGCGTGCCCTCGGCGCCGCTGCGTGCCGCGTTGAAAGCGATGCTGGTGTCGCCGTCGATCCAACCGAAGGCGCTGCACGAAACCAAATACAACGTGGTTGCCTACCCGTTTGCCACCGACTACCAGAACTCCAACCAGTGGGTGCTGGAAGTGCTGGCCGCGGCGATGGCGCAGACCGAAGGCGCGCCGGCCATCGTCAAGCGCGAACAGGCGCAGCAGTGGCTGCGCCAGCAGAAGTACCAGCCCAGCGTGCTGCATATCGGCCTCGGCAAGCGCGTGGGTGCGCGCCTGTTCGTGGCCAACGCCACCACCACTGACCATCCGGCCGGCGAACGCATCTCCGGCAACTATTCGGTGGTGACGGTGGAATCGGTGTTCGATTTCCTGCACCAGCGCAGCCAGCTGCAGCAGGAACTGGTGATCCCTCACGTGCCGGTAGCTGGTGCTGCCGCCGCCACGCCCTGA
- the glnE gene encoding bifunctional [glutamate--ammonia ligase]-adenylyl-L-tyrosine phosphorylase/[glutamate--ammonia-ligase] adenylyltransferase, with translation MTLAPADVPASLQPLVDRALARLAQVLPEPIPANLLPLLTRLAVSSDFALDTLVRQPALLAQLAAPGCPPIPAPVLDPLQPSDWPAQIRRWRTAMSTRLIWRDLTGLDDVAQTLAGATALAEDCLRLALDALQQEFAQRHGVVRDGEGAPQQLVVFGLGKLGGGELNFSSDVDLVYAYPQGGESDGPRPLAAEEYFARLGQRLAKLLDETTVDGFSHRVDLRLRPFGSAGRVALSFAAMDQYFQREGRDWERYAWLKARAVAGDIEAGEAWLQTLRPFVYRRYLDFTALDGLREMKAAITAEVARRELHDDIKRGAGGIREIEFLCQALQLIRGGREPALRERRLLVALDALVAAGQIAPEDGSALREAYLFLRRLENRLQMLRDAQTHVLPSDALDRERIAVGLGYPDWEVLRAALAVQQQRVSTEFAALLAPRKGQAAPDALANYWRSLPEGSNAPLLAEAGFLDANGADQSLRDFAQGTGVKSLSDAARARLDRVLPALLHAATRSPQPDAALKRVLGLLQAVLRRTSYLALLDEQPSALARLVDVLARSALLAERLAAYPLLLDELLDVRVSGPMPDADGMLAECQQVLAVEDPESALRWLNETRLALSFRMAMATLDGRQGAVDSTRQLAELAQAVVVTVLAMAEADMHAAHGEIPGGRFAIIGYGSLGGLELGFGSDLDLVFLHDNPAGVDASNGARPLEPGRWYARLAQKVMALLGAVTAAGRLYDIDVRLRPDGGKGSLVSSLASYTEYQRERAWTWEHQALVRARGVAGDASLLADFEQVRAQTLGRERDTGVLYADVLKMRGRMRTELDRSDAARLDLKQGAGGVVDLEFLLQTGVLARGAQHAALLQPRDTPSLIDALAVAGFLPEGTAQALHGAHATLLEVGLACTLDRRPRLAPTTPAIEEACAAITAACIAAELPFA, from the coding sequence ATGACCCTCGCCCCCGCTGACGTGCCCGCCTCCCTGCAGCCTCTTGTCGACCGCGCCTTGGCGCGCCTGGCCCAGGTCCTGCCAGAGCCCATCCCGGCCAACCTGCTGCCGTTGCTGACCCGGCTGGCGGTGAGCAGCGACTTCGCGCTGGACACCCTGGTGCGGCAACCGGCCTTGCTGGCACAGCTGGCCGCGCCCGGCTGCCCGCCGATCCCAGCGCCGGTGCTCGATCCGCTGCAGCCCAGCGACTGGCCGGCGCAGATACGGCGCTGGCGCACGGCAATGTCCACACGGCTGATCTGGCGCGACCTGACCGGTCTGGACGACGTGGCCCAGACCCTCGCTGGCGCAACCGCCCTTGCCGAAGATTGCCTGCGGCTGGCGCTGGACGCCCTGCAGCAGGAATTCGCCCAGCGTCACGGCGTGGTCCGCGACGGCGAAGGCGCGCCGCAGCAGTTGGTGGTGTTCGGCCTTGGCAAGCTGGGCGGTGGCGAGCTCAACTTCAGTTCCGATGTGGACCTGGTCTACGCCTATCCGCAGGGCGGTGAATCCGATGGACCGCGTCCGTTGGCGGCCGAAGAATATTTCGCCCGCCTCGGCCAGCGCCTGGCCAAGCTGCTGGATGAAACCACCGTCGATGGCTTCAGCCACCGCGTCGACCTGCGCCTGCGTCCGTTCGGCAGCGCCGGCCGCGTTGCACTCTCGTTCGCAGCGATGGACCAGTATTTCCAGCGTGAGGGCCGCGACTGGGAACGCTATGCCTGGCTGAAGGCGCGCGCGGTGGCCGGCGATATCGAGGCCGGTGAAGCGTGGCTGCAGACCCTGCGCCCGTTCGTATACCGCCGGTACCTGGATTTCACCGCGCTAGACGGCCTGCGCGAAATGAAGGCGGCCATCACCGCTGAAGTCGCACGCCGCGAACTGCACGACGACATCAAGCGCGGTGCCGGTGGCATCCGCGAAATCGAATTCCTGTGCCAGGCGCTGCAGCTGATCCGCGGTGGTCGTGAACCGGCATTGCGCGAGCGTCGGCTGCTGGTGGCGCTGGACGCACTGGTGGCCGCCGGGCAGATCGCGCCCGAGGACGGCAGTGCGCTGCGCGAGGCCTACCTGTTCCTGCGGCGCCTGGAAAACCGCCTGCAGATGCTGCGTGACGCGCAGACTCACGTGCTGCCCAGCGACGCACTTGACCGCGAACGCATCGCTGTTGGGCTCGGCTATCCGGACTGGGAGGTCCTGCGCGCGGCACTGGCCGTGCAGCAGCAGCGGGTCAGTACCGAATTCGCCGCACTGCTGGCGCCGCGAAAGGGCCAGGCCGCGCCCGATGCACTGGCCAACTACTGGCGCAGCCTGCCCGAGGGCAGCAATGCGCCGCTGCTGGCCGAAGCCGGTTTCCTCGATGCCAACGGCGCCGACCAGTCGCTGCGCGATTTCGCGCAGGGCACCGGCGTGAAGTCGTTGTCCGATGCCGCGCGTGCGCGGCTGGATCGCGTGCTGCCCGCGTTGCTGCATGCGGCCACGCGTTCGCCGCAGCCCGATGCCGCGCTCAAGCGCGTGCTTGGCCTGCTGCAGGCGGTGCTGCGCAGGACCAGCTATCTCGCGCTGTTGGACGAACAGCCGAGTGCGTTGGCGCGTCTGGTCGATGTGCTGGCGCGCAGCGCGCTGCTGGCCGAGCGCCTGGCCGCGTACCCGCTGCTGCTGGACGAACTGCTGGACGTGCGCGTGTCCGGGCCGATGCCGGATGCCGACGGCATGCTGGCCGAGTGCCAGCAGGTGCTGGCGGTGGAAGATCCCGAATCCGCACTGCGCTGGCTCAATGAAACGCGACTGGCGCTCAGCTTCCGCATGGCGATGGCCACGCTGGATGGCCGCCAGGGCGCGGTGGACAGCACGCGGCAACTGGCTGAGCTGGCGCAGGCCGTGGTGGTCACCGTGTTGGCGATGGCCGAAGCGGACATGCATGCCGCACACGGCGAGATTCCCGGCGGGCGCTTCGCGATCATCGGCTACGGCAGCCTTGGTGGGCTTGAGCTGGGCTTCGGTTCCGACCTGGACCTGGTGTTCCTGCACGACAACCCGGCCGGCGTGGATGCCAGCAATGGCGCGCGTCCGCTGGAGCCGGGGCGCTGGTATGCGCGCCTTGCGCAGAAGGTGATGGCGCTGCTTGGTGCGGTGACCGCCGCCGGGCGCCTGTACGACATCGATGTGCGCCTGCGCCCGGATGGTGGCAAGGGTTCGCTGGTGTCTTCGTTGGCCAGTTACACCGAATACCAGCGCGAACGCGCGTGGACCTGGGAACACCAGGCGCTGGTGCGCGCGCGTGGCGTGGCCGGCGATGCCAGCCTGCTGGCCGACTTCGAGCAGGTGCGTGCGCAGACGCTTGGGCGTGAGCGCGACACGGGTGTGCTGTACGCGGACGTGCTGAAGATGCGTGGCCGCATGCGCACCGAACTGGACCGCAGCGATGCCGCGCGGCTGGACCTGAAGCAGGGCGCGGGTGGCGTGGTGGACCTGGAGTTCCTGCTGCAGACCGGCGTGCTGGCGCGCGGTGCGCAGCATGCGGCGTTGCTGCAGCCGCGCGACACGCCGTCGTTGATCGATGCGTTGGCGGTTGCTGGTTTCCTGCCGGAAGGCACCGCACAGGCGTTGCATGGAGCGCATGCCACGTTGCTGGAGGTAGGCCTGGCCTGCACGCTGGATCGACGTCCGCGACTGGCACCGACCACGCCCGCGATTGAAGAGGCATGTGCCGCGATTACCGCCGCGTGCATTGCCGCGGAGCTGCCATTCGCCTGA
- a CDS encoding PadR family transcriptional regulator, giving the protein MSRTASPRARSTNPEVPRRNGQPRVLSRGDLRLLVLALIGEQPRHGYELMQLISNQFMQAYTPSAGTMYPLLASFEQAGWIEAEEVDGKRIFRITTAGEFELKVQRTQVRLAQRRAFDRAREITKASLPPPLAGALREFKRALVHHHGRWAEGEAEEVAALLTRASALLNGTAGSESQSFSTTQPD; this is encoded by the coding sequence ATGAGCCGTACCGCTTCTCCCAGAGCCCGTTCCACCAATCCGGAAGTGCCACGCCGCAACGGCCAGCCGCGGGTGCTCAGCCGCGGCGACCTGCGCCTGCTGGTGCTGGCCCTGATCGGCGAGCAGCCGCGCCACGGCTACGAGCTGATGCAGCTGATCAGCAACCAGTTCATGCAGGCCTACACCCCCAGCGCCGGCACCATGTACCCGCTGCTGGCCAGCTTCGAGCAGGCCGGCTGGATCGAGGCCGAGGAAGTGGACGGCAAGCGGATCTTCCGCATCACCACCGCCGGCGAGTTCGAGCTGAAGGTGCAGCGCACCCAGGTGCGGCTGGCGCAGCGACGTGCCTTCGACCGTGCCCGCGAGATCACCAAGGCCTCGCTGCCGCCGCCGCTGGCCGGTGCCCTGCGCGAGTTCAAGCGGGCGCTGGTGCATCACCACGGCCGCTGGGCCGAGGGCGAGGCGGAAGAGGTAGCGGCGCTGCTGACGCGGGCGTCCGCGCTGCTCAACGGTACGGCCGGTAGCGAGAGCCAATCCTTTTCAACGACCCAGCCAGACTGA
- a CDS encoding mitochondrial fission ELM1 family protein produces MPQVKRSSAPWTVTDGRAGNVRQAVALASALRQGTHRPLVLQPRAPWRWLSPRRLPGDVNGYGEAFATLAADAPPLAIGCGRQAAGALRVLRARGSQVVQILDPRINARHWDMVVVPEHDALRGSNVLTLLGSLNPVDDDWLAWGRAAFAGFSTLPGPRTALLVGGPTPLAPWDETAMVGVFQALAEQIRSEGGSLLATTSRRTPPALAEILRATFADLPHVIWGDGGDGTNPYGGLLGWANRVVVSPDSVNLLSEACATRMPVMVALADTVQGRLARFQQQLRERGRLQAHWLDWQYDRIEPLRETARIAAELKQRLALG; encoded by the coding sequence ATGCCACAGGTGAAACGATCGAGCGCGCCCTGGACGGTCACGGACGGCCGTGCGGGCAATGTCCGCCAGGCGGTCGCGCTGGCCTCTGCGCTGCGCCAGGGCACCCATCGGCCGCTGGTCCTGCAGCCCCGCGCACCCTGGCGCTGGCTGTCGCCGCGGCGGCTGCCCGGTGATGTGAACGGCTATGGCGAGGCATTCGCGACGCTGGCCGCGGACGCACCGCCGCTGGCGATCGGCTGTGGCCGTCAGGCCGCCGGCGCACTGCGCGTGCTGCGCGCACGTGGCAGCCAAGTGGTGCAGATCCTCGACCCGCGCATCAATGCCCGCCACTGGGACATGGTGGTGGTGCCCGAACACGATGCCCTGCGTGGCAGCAACGTGCTGACCTTGCTCGGCAGCCTCAATCCGGTGGACGATGACTGGCTGGCCTGGGGCCGCGCCGCGTTCGCCGGCTTCAGTACCCTGCCCGGCCCGCGCACCGCGCTGCTGGTGGGCGGGCCGACACCGCTGGCGCCCTGGGACGAGACCGCGATGGTGGGCGTGTTCCAGGCGTTGGCCGAGCAGATCCGCAGCGAGGGCGGCAGCCTGCTGGCCACGACTTCGCGGCGCACGCCACCGGCCTTGGCCGAGATCCTGCGCGCGACGTTCGCCGACCTGCCGCACGTGATCTGGGGCGACGGCGGCGACGGTACGAATCCTTATGGCGGCCTGCTCGGCTGGGCCAACCGCGTGGTGGTCTCGCCCGATTCGGTGAACCTGCTGTCTGAAGCCTGCGCCACGCGCATGCCGGTGATGGTGGCGCTGGCCGATACCGTGCAGGGGCGGCTGGCACGCTTCCAGCAGCAGCTGCGCGAGCGCGGCCGGCTGCAGGCGCACTGGCTGGACTGGCAGTACGACCGCATCGAGCCACTGCGCGAGACCGCGCGGATCGCGGCAGAACTGAAACAGCGCCTGGCATTGGGGTAG
- a CDS encoding YceI family protein yields MSATRKLLLPLALTLAIAACSKPADTAAPAADAAAPATTEQAATPAADAAAAAPAAEAIKIASGTYKLDPTHTDVLAQWSHFGFSNPSAHFGNVEGTLVYNAEDVTKSTVEVKLPLSGLNSFTAKFDEHLKSADFFDASKFADATFKSTKVEAAGTNKLTVTGDLTIKGITKPVTLDVTVNGGGEHPMAKVPAAGFDATTTLKRSDFGVGAYAPNVSDEVKIRITTEATGEKPAA; encoded by the coding sequence ATGAGCGCCACCCGTAAACTGCTGCTGCCGCTGGCCCTGACCCTGGCCATCGCCGCCTGCTCCAAGCCGGCCGACACCGCTGCCCCGGCTGCTGACGCTGCCGCCCCGGCCACCACCGAACAGGCCGCCACCCCGGCTGCCGATGCCGCTGCCGCCGCGCCGGCCGCCGAAGCGATCAAGATCGCCTCGGGCACCTACAAGCTGGACCCGACCCACACCGACGTGCTGGCCCAGTGGAGCCACTTCGGCTTCTCCAACCCCAGCGCGCACTTCGGCAACGTTGAAGGCACCCTGGTGTACAACGCCGAAGACGTGACCAAGTCCACCGTGGAAGTGAAGCTGCCGCTGAGCGGCCTGAACAGCTTCACCGCCAAGTTCGACGAGCACCTGAAGAGCGCCGACTTCTTCGACGCCTCCAAGTTCGCCGATGCCACCTTCAAGAGCACCAAGGTGGAAGCCGCTGGCACCAACAAGCTGACCGTCACCGGCGACCTGACCATCAAGGGCATCACCAAGCCGGTCACCCTGGACGTCACCGTCAACGGCGGCGGCGAGCACCCGATGGCCAAGGTCCCGGCCGCCGGCTTCGATGCCACCACCACCCTGAAGCGCAGCGATTTCGGCGTCGGCGCGTATGCCCCGAACGTCAGCGATGAAGTGAAGATCCGCATCACCACCGAAGCCACCGGCGAAAAGCCGGCCGCTTGA
- the aceE gene encoding pyruvate dehydrogenase (acetyl-transferring), homodimeric type: protein MNWLNEVLNNDPNPVETQEWIESLKAVIDVEGSERAHQLLEGMVELTRRSGAYLPFSPTTEYVNTIEPQFEAKSPGNAELEWRIRSIIRWNAMATVVRANRKPGDLGGHIASFASGATLYDVGFNHFWRAPSENHPGDLLFIQGHSAPGIYARSFLEGRISEEQLDKFRMEVDGGGLSSYPHPWLMPEYWQTPTVSMGLGPLAAIYQAQFMRYLENRGLIEKSDRKVWCFIGDGESDEPETLGAIALAGREGLDNLIFVVNCNLQRLDGPVRGNGKIIQELEGVFRGGGWNVIKLLWGGYWDALLAKDSDGVLKKLMMETVDGEYQNCKAFGGAYTREHFFGKYPETAAMVAGLSDDDIWRLNRGGHDPHKVYAAYHQAVNTKGMPTVILAKTVKGYGMGSAGEALNPTHQTKKLDDEAVRHFRDRFNIPVTDAQLADGQVPFYHPGPDSPEVQYLQERRAALGGYLPQRRRKADKTFVAPKLDAYERLLKSSGERSYSTTMAFVQSLNITLRDKELGPHIVPIVADEARTFGMEGLFRQIGIYAPFGQKYKPVDADQLMFYREDQSGQVLQQGISEPGAIASWMAAGTSYSVSNVPMLPFYIYYSMFGFQRVGDLAWQAADMRTRGFLLGGTAGRTTLNGEGLQHEDGFSHLVAGGIPNVRSYDPTFGFEVTVVLQHGTKRMMEDQVDEYYYVTLMNENYTHPEMPEGAAEGIIKGMYLLTDAGKPKKGELRVQLLGSGTILREAIAAAELLDKDFGVTADIWSCPSFNELRRDGFDVERANRLHPEGEQRKAYVTELLEGRQGPAIAATDYVRAYADQIRAFVPMSYTVLGTDGFGRSDTRANLRRFFEVDRYYIAHAAIAALAKEGKMTAKDVARAIKQYKIDPEKANPVGV from the coding sequence ATGAACTGGTTGAACGAGGTGCTGAACAACGACCCGAATCCTGTGGAAACCCAGGAGTGGATCGAGTCGTTGAAGGCCGTTATTGATGTCGAGGGCTCCGAGCGCGCGCATCAGCTGCTGGAAGGCATGGTGGAACTGACCCGTCGTTCGGGCGCCTACCTGCCGTTCTCTCCCACCACCGAATATGTCAATACCATCGAACCGCAGTTCGAGGCCAAGAGCCCGGGCAATGCCGAGCTGGAATGGCGCATCCGTTCGATCATCCGCTGGAACGCGATGGCCACCGTGGTGCGCGCCAACCGCAAGCCGGGTGACCTGGGCGGCCACATCGCCTCGTTCGCCTCCGGCGCCACCCTGTACGACGTGGGCTTCAACCACTTCTGGCGCGCCCCGAGCGAGAACCACCCGGGCGACCTGCTGTTCATCCAGGGCCACAGCGCCCCGGGCATCTACGCGCGTTCCTTCCTGGAAGGTCGCATCAGCGAAGAGCAGCTGGACAAGTTCCGCATGGAAGTGGACGGCGGTGGCCTGTCCTCGTACCCGCACCCGTGGCTGATGCCGGAATACTGGCAGACCCCGACCGTGTCGATGGGCCTGGGCCCGCTGGCCGCCATCTACCAGGCGCAGTTCATGCGCTACCTGGAAAACCGTGGCCTGATCGAGAAGTCCGACCGCAAGGTGTGGTGCTTCATCGGCGACGGCGAGAGCGACGAGCCGGAAACCCTGGGTGCGATCGCCCTGGCCGGCCGTGAAGGCCTGGACAACCTGATCTTCGTGGTGAACTGCAACCTGCAGCGCCTGGACGGCCCGGTGCGCGGCAACGGCAAGATCATCCAGGAACTGGAAGGCGTGTTCCGTGGCGGCGGCTGGAACGTGATCAAGCTGCTGTGGGGCGGTTACTGGGATGCCCTGCTGGCCAAGGACAGCGACGGCGTCCTGAAGAAGCTGATGATGGAAACCGTCGACGGCGAATACCAGAACTGCAAGGCCTTCGGCGGCGCGTATACCCGCGAGCATTTCTTCGGCAAGTACCCGGAAACCGCCGCGATGGTGGCCGGCCTGAGCGACGACGACATCTGGCGCCTGAACCGTGGTGGCCACGACCCGCACAAGGTGTACGCCGCCTACCACCAGGCCGTGAACACCAAGGGCATGCCGACCGTCATCCTGGCCAAGACCGTGAAGGGTTACGGCATGGGCAGCGCCGGTGAGGCACTGAACCCGACCCACCAGACCAAGAAGCTGGACGACGAAGCGGTGCGCCACTTCCGCGACCGCTTCAACATTCCGGTGACCGACGCGCAGCTGGCCGACGGCCAGGTGCCGTTCTACCACCCGGGCCCGGATTCGCCGGAAGTGCAGTACCTGCAGGAACGCCGTGCCGCACTGGGTGGTTACCTGCCGCAGCGCCGCCGCAAGGCCGACAAGACCTTCGTGGCGCCGAAGCTGGACGCCTACGAGCGCCTGCTGAAGAGCAGCGGCGAGCGCAGCTACTCCACCACCATGGCCTTCGTGCAGAGCCTGAACATCACCCTGCGTGACAAGGAACTGGGCCCGCACATCGTGCCGATCGTGGCCGACGAAGCCCGTACCTTCGGCATGGAAGGCCTGTTCCGCCAGATCGGCATCTACGCGCCGTTCGGCCAGAAGTACAAGCCGGTCGATGCCGACCAGCTGATGTTCTACCGCGAAGACCAGAGCGGCCAGGTGTTGCAGCAGGGCATCAGCGAGCCGGGCGCGATCGCCTCGTGGATGGCGGCCGGTACCAGCTACTCGGTCAGCAACGTGCCGATGCTGCCGTTCTACATCTACTACTCGATGTTCGGCTTCCAGCGCGTGGGCGACCTGGCCTGGCAGGCAGCGGACATGCGTACCCGCGGCTTCCTGCTGGGTGGCACCGCCGGCCGCACCACGCTGAACGGTGAAGGCCTGCAGCACGAAGATGGCTTCAGCCATCTGGTGGCCGGTGGCATCCCGAACGTGCGCAGCTACGACCCGACCTTCGGCTTCGAAGTGACCGTGGTGCTGCAGCACGGCACCAAGCGCATGATGGAAGACCAGGTGGACGAGTACTACTACGTCACCCTGATGAACGAGAACTACACCCACCCGGAAATGCCGGAAGGTGCGGCCGAAGGCATCATCAAGGGCATGTACCTGCTGACCGACGCCGGCAAGCCGAAGAAGGGCGAGCTGCGCGTGCAGCTGCTGGGCTCGGGCACCATCCTGCGTGAAGCCATTGCCGCCGCCGAGCTGCTGGACAAGGACTTCGGCGTGACCGCCGATATCTGGAGCTGCCCGAGCTTCAACGAACTGCGTCGCGATGGTTTCGACGTGGAACGTGCCAACCGCCTGCATCCGGAAGGTGAGCAGCGCAAGGCCTACGTGACCGAGCTGCTGGAAGGCCGCCAGGGCCCGGCGATTGCCGCCACCGACTACGTGCGTGCGTATGCGGACCAGATCCGTGCGTTCGTGCCGATGTCGTACACCGTGCTGGGTACCGATGGGTTTGGTCGTTCGGATACGCGTGCGAACCTGCGTCGGTTCTTCGAGGTTGACCGGTACTACATCGCGCATGCCGCGATTGCGGCGCTGGCGAAGGAAGGCAAGATGACCGCGAAGGATGTGGCCCGGGCGATCAAGCAGTACAAGATTGATCCGGAGAAGGCTAACCCTGTTGGGGTTTGA
- a CDS encoding siderophore-interacting protein, with the protein MTEHNNTRLRLDVRFRELTVLRTEEVTPHMRRIVLGGAELAGFDSPGADDHIKLFFPNASGEMVLPVVTAEGRSYPAGKEPSPARDYTPRWWDHETGELAIDFVLHDQGIAGPWAEQAKAGDTLVIGGPRGSFVVADSYDAYVLIGDETALPAIARWLDVLPEDAEVQAFIEVSDEAERQDLPQYENVRIHWLERNGFPAASSTLLEDMLTDFEAPEGDVFYWIATESRRARMMRKFIEGHLGVPRDWIRSTGYWKAHPDETDGD; encoded by the coding sequence ATGACCGAACACAACAACACGCGCCTGCGCCTGGATGTGCGCTTCCGTGAACTGACCGTGCTGCGCACCGAAGAGGTCACCCCGCACATGCGCCGCATCGTGCTGGGCGGCGCCGAGCTGGCCGGTTTCGATTCGCCCGGCGCCGACGACCACATCAAGCTGTTCTTCCCCAATGCCAGCGGCGAGATGGTGCTGCCGGTGGTCACTGCCGAAGGCCGCAGCTATCCGGCCGGCAAGGAGCCCTCACCGGCCCGCGACTACACGCCGCGCTGGTGGGACCACGAAACCGGCGAGCTGGCCATCGACTTCGTGCTGCACGACCAGGGCATTGCCGGGCCGTGGGCCGAGCAGGCCAAGGCTGGCGACACGCTGGTGATCGGCGGCCCGCGCGGCTCGTTCGTGGTGGCCGACAGCTACGACGCCTATGTGCTGATTGGCGATGAAACCGCGCTGCCGGCCATCGCCCGCTGGCTGGACGTGCTGCCGGAGGATGCCGAGGTGCAGGCCTTCATCGAAGTGAGCGATGAAGCCGAACGCCAGGACCTGCCGCAGTACGAGAACGTGCGTATCCACTGGCTGGAGCGCAATGGCTTCCCGGCGGCCAGCAGCACGCTGCTGGAAGACATGCTGACCGACTTCGAAGCCCCGGAAGGTGATGTCTTCTACTGGATCGCCACCGAATCGCGCCGCGCACGGATGATGCGCAAGTTCATCGAAGGCCACCTGGGCGTGCCGCGCGACTGGATCCGTTCCACCGGCTACTGGAAGGCCCACCCGGACGAAACCGACGGCGATTGA